The Trichocoleus desertorum ATA4-8-CV12 nucleotide sequence CCACGATCGCATTGGCACCTGCTTCTAGGACTTGCCAAGTGTTGTTCGCTTTGAGGCCACCATCGACTTCAATCCAAGGGTCGAGACCGCGCTCATCACAGATTTGACGCAGCTTGCGAATCTTGGGGAGTACTGCCGGAATGAAGCTCTGGCCCCCAAAACCAGGGTTGACACTCATAATCAAAATGAGGTCGCAAACTTCCAGGACGTAGTCGATCAACTCTAGTGGGGTAGAGGGATTGAGTACGACACCCGCTTTCTTTCCGAGTTCTCTAATTTGACAGAGGGTGCGATGCAAGTGAGGAGAAGCATTGTGCTCGCAGTGCACAGAGATAATATCGGCTCCAGCTTTAGCAAAACCTTCGACATATTTTTCTGGCTCCACAATCATCAGGTGGACATCCAGAGGCTTCTGAGTCACGGGGCGAATCGCTTCTACAATCAGCGGCCCAATCGTAATGTTAGGAACAAAGCGACCATCCATAACATCTACGTGAATCCAGTCTGCTCCTGCGGCATCTACTGCGCGAATTTCGTCTCCCAAACGGCTAAAGTCGGCTGATAGGATGGATGGAGCGACAACTATCTGTTTTTCGGATTGCGGCTGCGTCATGGCGAACGAATTTCTCCCGTGTCCTCTGTCGTATCCAGTTTAACAAAATGTTTAAAAAAATATGTAATCAGAAGGTTGTCATTTGATTTCTAAATCCCCCTTAGTTTGTAAAAATTTCGTGGAGGAGAGATCGTGACTCAGCCCTGGATGTTGAACAGCTTAGCAGGGCTATGGGGGGGACTCAGTATTACCGTTCTGCCTGCTTCCTTCCAAGGCACTGCTCCCTCACTCGGCGAATTAGGCATTGATGCCTATCGACTCCAAGCTTCCCCCTACAACCTCACGGGCAACAAAATTGCGATCGGACAGGTAGAAATTGGTCGTCCAGGCAAATTTGGGGTAGACAAGGCAGTTTCTCAAAGCTGGGCGATCGCGCTCTTGCGAGTATTTTTTCGCGATGGTCCTGCTAAAGGCAATGCCCATGTCGATAGCCATGCCCAAAATGTGGCGAGCATTATGGTCAGTGCCGACCCCGTGATGCGAGGCATCGCCCCTCAAGCGCGGCTGTATTCGTCTGCTGTGGGTTTACTGAATCGCAATGGTCAGGCGGAAGAGTGTTTGTCAGCTCAGCACATCGCCCAGCAAAATGGGGGAGATATCCGAGCGATTAATTTCAGCTTTGGTGAATCGCTTCAGCAAGACCCTAGACCGAGAGCCCGACTCGATGGTAATGCGCTTTTAACTCTATGCCTGGACTGGTCTACTCGGGTTCATGATGTTTTGTATGTGGTAGCAGGCAACCAGGGAAAAGGAGGCATTTCCATTCCCACCGATAACTTTAATGGGATCAATGTGGCTTTTACCCGCCGTCTCACCAGTAATGGGCCTTTTGCTCAGATAGATACGGCCAACTTAGGGGATGAGCTTGCTTCTGCCACGGGAGAGCGATCGCTGGGCTTAGAGAGCAATGTTGGTCCTCGTCGGGCGATTAGCTTAGCGGCACCTGGCAGCAATATCGTGGCGCTCAACCCGGATGGCAAAACCACCAGAGTTACAGGTACGAGTTTCGCTGCTCCCCACGCCACAGCTAGTGTTGCCTTACTGCAAGAGTTTGGGGATAATGCCATGCGACGCAGGAGCAATCAGTGGGGATTGGACGCTCGGCGGCATGAAGTCATGAAAGCGGTTTTGCTCAACTCGGCAGATAAAGTTCAAGACCGAGGGGATGGTTGGTCTCTGGGTATGAGCCGCACAATTTTTGATCGAAATCAGCAAGACTGGTTTGCATCTGATGCCTACCGCGATCGCACCATTCCTCTCAACCGTCAAATGGGAACAGGGCAACTCAATACATTCCGGGCTTACCAACAATTTCAACCAGGGCAATGGAACCCAACAGCACTAGTACCGCCCATCGGCTGGGATTACAGAAGTGTGGCAACCGACTCGCCAAATGGTTCGTTTCAGGACTATGTGCTAGCGCAGCCCTTACAACAAGGCAGCTTTGTGTCTGTGACCTTAGCCTGGAATCGCTACATAGAGTTGCAGGACCGAAACCGAAATGGTGAGTATGACATCAACGAGAGCTTTCGCGATCGCGGCCTGAATAATCTAGATATTTATTTGATGCGGGCTGAGGATGATGATCCAGCCGACAGCATTTGGGCTTCGGTCAGTGAAGTCGATAGTGTTGAACATATCTTTCACCCGGTTCCCACCACGGGTCGATATAAAATTCGGGTTCTGTATCGTCAACAGGTTAATCAAGCGACTCAACCCTATGCTCTAGCTTGGTGGACGGTTCCGGCTCGTTAAGACTCCATGTAACAGATGTTGCGGAAAAGGTAACTACCCTCTGCTTTAATCCTGACCGGACTAATCTAGGAAAGGAAAGTTTCTCATCCCTAAACCCTAGAGCTGCCTCATGAAATTACGGTCATTGCAACGGGTTGGTACGCTTAGCGCTAGTACATTATTACTTTTTGGTTTGCTAGGTAGTTGGCAGTTGGCAACCACAGAGGCAGCAATGGCGCGGCCCTACTCTCCAGCCCCAGTAAGCCCCAATCCTCAAACTGCAATGTCACAAGCAGGTGCGATTAACCCCAAGCTAGTGACTGCCAACACCCGCTTTGGGTTGAAGCTATTTGCCCAAGCTCTAAAGGCTGACGCTGGCAAGAATGTTTTCATCTCCCCTTCTAGCGTCGCGATCGCCTTAGCCATGACCTACAACGGAGCTAAAGGGGAAACGCAGCAAGCGATGGCGAAAGCATTGGAACTGCAAGGGTTAAGCTTGGCAGATGTGAATCAAAGTAATGCCGTTCTGATTTCAGGATTGCAAAAGGCCGATCCAGCCGTAGAAGTGGCGATCGCTAACTCGTTGTGGACTCGAAGAGGCGCAAGGCTCCAGCGAGAGTTTTTGCAGCGTAACCAACAGTTTTACAAAGCCCAGATCACAGAACTTGATTTCTCCAAGCCTCAGGCCGTTAGCCAGATCAATGGTTGGGTCAAAGAGAAGACCCGTGGCAAGATTAACCAAATTGTGGACAAAGTGCAACCAAATTTGGCGCTGTTACTGCTGAATGCGGTCTACTTCAAAGGCAAGTGGAGCCAAGCCTTCGACGCAGCCGACACGGTAGCACGTCCCTTTACGCTGGCGAATGGCACGCGCAGACAGCATCCCATGATGACCCAAACGGGAGAATATGACTACTACGAAACCGACAAATTTCAAGCGGTGAGTTTGCCTTACGGGGAAGGGCGCTTTAGCCTGTATCTGTTTGTGCCTAAACCTCAATCAAATTTGTCTTCTTTCTACCGAGACTTGACCGCAGCCAATTGGGAGCAGTGGATGAACGAGTTCCAAAATCGGCCTGGTTCGATTCAAGTTCCCAAGTTCAAGCTAGAGTACGACCTCAATCTCAACAATGCCTTGAAAGCATTGGGCATGGGTGTCGCCTTTGAGGGGGGACGAGCAGATTTTTCGGGCATCGGGCTAGGAAACTTGGCGATCGATCAAGTCCGTCATAAGACATTTATAGAAGTCAATGAAGTGGGTACTGAGGCAGCGGCAGCAACTTCTGTAGAAATGATCGTCACCTCCACTCAATTTTCACCAACGCCATTCAAATTAATAGCCGATCGCCCCTTCTTTGGCGCAATTCGAGACAATGAAACGGGCAACTTGCTGTTTATGGGCTCAATCACCAATCCCCAGACCTAGATCCGAACTTGAACGATGGCTAGGAGTTGGGCAACTCTTGGGGCGTTGCGTCTTGCGGTGTTGCATCTTCGAGCGAGTTAATCGGTGCTGTCTCTACGATCGTCCGAGGAGAGGTGAGACTAGGGCCTTCCGCTGCAAAGTTGGGGGTGACTGCGTGCGCTAAGTTGGGCGATCGCAAGGCCATCAAGGCAGTTTTGATCACCACCGCTGTCGGAACAGCCACAATCACACCGAGTAACCCACCCACACGGGCTCCAGCCAAAATCGAAATCAACACCCAGACTGGATTTAGCCCCGTCACACTGCTGAGAATTCTAGGCGCAATCAAGTTTTCTAAAATTTGTTGCACAATCACCGAGGCTAGCAAAACTCGCAGCCCCAACCACACGTTTTGCAAAGTCACCAATAGCGTCACTAGAGCAATCCCTACGGTGCCACCAAACGGCACCAAAGCCATGAACCCGATGGTGAGGCCAAACAACAAGCCAAACGGCACCTTGAGCCACAAAAACGTAGGAATTAGGGCCGAAGCCATACAGGTGGCAAGAATTAACTGCCCGATGAAAAAGTTTTGAAAACTGAGGCGCAGCGTTTGGGTAAAAGGCTGACGAGCAGGGGTGGGTAGCCACTCCACTAAGCTAAACCAGAGGCGATCGCTGTGTTGCAACAAGTAAAACGACAACACAATGGTCAGCAACCCATCCAGCAGACTCGTCACTGTAATCACAGCCAAGTTGAGCGCTTGCCCTGCGATCGCCTGCAATTGTCCCTTCAAGCGATCGTTAATTTGCACCACCAAGGCGTCAAAATTCACAGGCAGGTTCAACGTTTCCGCCCGCTCATTCAACATCAGCAATTGCCGTCGCCCTGAATCAATCCATTCCGGTAAGCGGCTGACTAATTGTTGGGCTTGGCTGAACACCAAAGGCACTAGGGTCACGCCTAAAGCCAGCAACACTGACAGCGCTAATAGAAAAACCAAGATTGCTGCTTGTTGCCGTTGCGCTCCATGCCGCTCTAGCCAACCAACGGGGTAGTTGAGGAGAAACGCGATCAAAGACGCGCCGATCAAAATCACAATTAGCGAGTGAAAGTACTCAAACATCAACGCCAGCGCCCAAGCATTCAGCACGAGTAACGGTGCTGCTAGCGCGATCGCCAAGAAGCGAGGAAATGGCTTGAGCGATTGCCACCAATTCAGAAGCCGACGAGCTTGCGTAGGCCGATGGACAGATGCGGATGCGTCAGATTGAGTTTTTAGTGGAAACCTATCGTTGGACACGGTGGTCAAGCCCAATCTACAAAATAAACTTTAGCAAGAGTATTATGAAAAACTAAGATTCTTCGCTAGACAGAGCTAGCCTCCTGCGACCTGGCTCTACATTCAATGTAAGAGAATTAATTGCTAAAAAAAGCTATCCCAGGTTTGAGAGGCAAAGAATTTAGACATGTGTGGACGATTTACTCAGAGCCAATCTGCCACAACCCTTGCGGCTACCTTTCACCTATCGGCAGTCCCCGACTTGCCACCCCGGTACAATATCGCTCCGACTCAACCAGTCACGGCGGTTCTTGCGACCACGGAGCCAGCCTCCAAACAGACACCCGACCAGACAGAGCGGCAAATGCGACAGCTCCGTTGGGGCTTGATTCCTAGTTGGGCTAAAGACATGAGTATGGGAGCGCGGATGATTAATGCTCGCGCCGAAACCGTGGCGGAGAAACCTGCCTTCAGGTCTGCCTTTCGGCAAAGGCGTTGTCTGATTGTGGCCGATGGGTTCTACGAATGGCAGCGTCTGGAGGGTAAAAAGCAACCCTTTTACTTTCGACTCCAAGATCAGCAACCGTTCGCCTTCGCAGGGCTGTGGGAGCATTGGCAAAGCCCAGAGGGTGACAGCATTGATTCCTGCACGATTCTGACGACCCAAGCCAATGAATTACTCAGCACAATTCACGATCGCATGCCAGTGATTTTGGCACCTAGCAGCTACGACTTGTGGCTCGATCCCGCTGTACGCCAGCCAGAGCCGTTGCAACCCTTACTTCAGTCTTATCCAGCGGAGGCGATGACTGCTTATCCCGTCAGCACCAAAGTTAATAGCCCAGCCTATGATCATGCCGAATGTATCAACAGTCTCTGAATTGTTGTAAGACTGTTCTGACCTGGCGATATTCCAGGTCTAAGCGTGGCAGCAAAACCACCGCTTCTTCCAACGTTTCCCGACAGCCAATGGCTTCTAGCTCTTGGCAAAGCTCAGCTAAAGACATGGCCCCCACGATAGTACTGATAGATTTCAAGGTCCGAGCCGCTTGGTGAAGAGGGGCTGCATCTCGATTGGCGACGGCTAGCGCGATCGCTCGTACTAACTCAGAAGCTTCCACCAAATAACTATCAATTGTTTCTTGCAGCATATTGGCAGATTGACCTGTATTCATCTGCTTCAGAGATTGTAATGACTCTAAATCAATGACATTTTCTAAGGATGCTACACCAGCTCCAGGCCAGCCCTGCGCCGCTCTTACTGGGCATTCCCGCAACACCCGTATGAGTTCTTCAACGCGAATCGGCTTGCTGATATAGTCATCCATGCCAGCTCGCAGACAAACTTCTCGATCTCCCTGCATGGCGTTGGCAGTCATCGCCACAATGTGAGGGCGTTCAGTCGCAGACCGTTCCCGGCAAATCTGTTGGGTCGCTGCCAAACCATCCATTTCGGGCATCTGCATGTCCATCAGGATCAGGTCGTAAGTTTGGCGATCTAAGGCCGCTAGTACTTCCAACCCATTGCCTGCCACATCCGCTCGATACCCCATGCGTTGGAGCAGATGCAGGGCGACTTTTTGATTCACCACATTGTCTTCTGCCAACAGAACTCGCAACGGATGCTGGGCTGCCAGCCAAGGTATTTCCGCTTTAGCCGCAGCAACTCGCAGTGGTGCTAAAGCCAAGCCCGGATCGGTGCCCCAGATCTGCATCAATAGTTCGTAGAACTGCGACTGCTTAATCGGTTTAGGCAGAAATGCAGCAACATTAATATTTTGCAGTTGAGTCTGCACCTCCGGCTGGCCCACAGTGCTCAATACAATCAGAGGCAAGGCTTGGCAGTGCGGTTGTTGGCGAATCATGGCTGCGAGCGTCAGACCATTGCAGCCAGAAATTTGTGGATCAAGCATCACTAAATCGAAGGCGGAACCTAGTTGGAGCTGATGGAGAGCGTCTTGGCTGGTGCTGACAGCTTGAGCTGTGACTCCCCACATTTGGGCTTGCTGCACCAAGATTTGGCGATTGGTGGCGTTGCTTTCTACGATCAGCAGGCGTTTCCCAGCAAACTGGGGCGATCGCATGGGGAAGCCATTTTCTTGAGTGGTCGCAGATGACTCAGCCAAAATTGAGAAATAGAAGGTAGAGCCTACCCCCATTTCGCTTTCCACCCAAATGCGACCTCCCATCATCTCGCTTAAACGTTGGCTGATGGCGAGTCCTAACCCCGTGCCCCCATACTGGCGACTCGTAGAGGCATCAATTTGGCTAAAGGGATGAAACAGACGGTGCAGGCGATCGCCCGGAATCCCAATCCCCGTAT carries:
- a CDS encoding ribulose-phosphate 3-epimerase; protein product: MTQPQSEKQIVVAPSILSADFSRLGDEIRAVDAAGADWIHVDVMDGRFVPNITIGPLIVEAIRPVTQKPLDVHLMIVEPEKYVEGFAKAGADIISVHCEHNASPHLHRTLCQIRELGKKAGVVLNPSTPLELIDYVLEVCDLILIMSVNPGFGGQSFIPAVLPKIRKLRQICDERGLDPWIEVDGGLKANNTWQVLEAGANAIVAGSAVFNAPDYATAIEGVRNSKRPELATV
- a CDS encoding S8 family serine peptidase, whose product is MLNSLAGLWGGLSITVLPASFQGTAPSLGELGIDAYRLQASPYNLTGNKIAIGQVEIGRPGKFGVDKAVSQSWAIALLRVFFRDGPAKGNAHVDSHAQNVASIMVSADPVMRGIAPQARLYSSAVGLLNRNGQAEECLSAQHIAQQNGGDIRAINFSFGESLQQDPRPRARLDGNALLTLCLDWSTRVHDVLYVVAGNQGKGGISIPTDNFNGINVAFTRRLTSNGPFAQIDTANLGDELASATGERSLGLESNVGPRRAISLAAPGSNIVALNPDGKTTRVTGTSFAAPHATASVALLQEFGDNAMRRRSNQWGLDARRHEVMKAVLLNSADKVQDRGDGWSLGMSRTIFDRNQQDWFASDAYRDRTIPLNRQMGTGQLNTFRAYQQFQPGQWNPTALVPPIGWDYRSVATDSPNGSFQDYVLAQPLQQGSFVSVTLAWNRYIELQDRNRNGEYDINESFRDRGLNNLDIYLMRAEDDDPADSIWASVSEVDSVEHIFHPVPTTGRYKIRVLYRQQVNQATQPYALAWWTVPAR
- a CDS encoding serpin family protein, with product MKLRSLQRVGTLSASTLLLFGLLGSWQLATTEAAMARPYSPAPVSPNPQTAMSQAGAINPKLVTANTRFGLKLFAQALKADAGKNVFISPSSVAIALAMTYNGAKGETQQAMAKALELQGLSLADVNQSNAVLISGLQKADPAVEVAIANSLWTRRGARLQREFLQRNQQFYKAQITELDFSKPQAVSQINGWVKEKTRGKINQIVDKVQPNLALLLLNAVYFKGKWSQAFDAADTVARPFTLANGTRRQHPMMTQTGEYDYYETDKFQAVSLPYGEGRFSLYLFVPKPQSNLSSFYRDLTAANWEQWMNEFQNRPGSIQVPKFKLEYDLNLNNALKALGMGVAFEGGRADFSGIGLGNLAIDQVRHKTFIEVNEVGTEAAAATSVEMIVTSTQFSPTPFKLIADRPFFGAIRDNETGNLLFMGSITNPQT
- a CDS encoding AI-2E family transporter, with the protein product MSNDRFPLKTQSDASASVHRPTQARRLLNWWQSLKPFPRFLAIALAAPLLVLNAWALALMFEYFHSLIVILIGASLIAFLLNYPVGWLERHGAQRQQAAILVFLLALSVLLALGVTLVPLVFSQAQQLVSRLPEWIDSGRRQLLMLNERAETLNLPVNFDALVVQINDRLKGQLQAIAGQALNLAVITVTSLLDGLLTIVLSFYLLQHSDRLWFSLVEWLPTPARQPFTQTLRLSFQNFFIGQLILATCMASALIPTFLWLKVPFGLLFGLTIGFMALVPFGGTVGIALVTLLVTLQNVWLGLRVLLASVIVQQILENLIAPRILSSVTGLNPVWVLISILAGARVGGLLGVIVAVPTAVVIKTALMALRSPNLAHAVTPNFAAEGPSLTSPRTIVETAPINSLEDATPQDATPQELPNS
- a CDS encoding SOS response-associated peptidase produces the protein MCGRFTQSQSATTLAATFHLSAVPDLPPRYNIAPTQPVTAVLATTEPASKQTPDQTERQMRQLRWGLIPSWAKDMSMGARMINARAETVAEKPAFRSAFRQRRCLIVADGFYEWQRLEGKKQPFYFRLQDQQPFAFAGLWEHWQSPEGDSIDSCTILTTQANELLSTIHDRMPVILAPSSYDLWLDPAVRQPEPLQPLLQSYPAEAMTAYPVSTKVNSPAYDHAECINSL